A section of the Humulus lupulus chromosome 2, drHumLupu1.1, whole genome shotgun sequence genome encodes:
- the LOC133814457 gene encoding uncharacterized protein LOC133814457 — MLFYLTTLNLARFLKEDPPFIGEDEIDVQTQQAIDAWKHAEFLCRNYLLNGLSDTLYGVYSVKKTAKELWNSLDHKYKAEDVGAKKFLVGQFLNFKMVDSKNVISQVQELQLIIHGIHAEGMVLSESFQVAAIIEKLPPAWKDFKNYLKHKRKEMSVEDLILRLRVEEDNQGNEKRTLNPNASKENLMEHDRGSKGKNPKHKQGPKLGPKGGIAKKPKFQGKCFNCGKMGHKSSE; from the coding sequence ATGCTTTTCTATCTGACAACATTGAATCTTGCGAGATTCTTAAAAGAGGATCCTCCCTTTATTGGAGAGGATGAGATAGATGTGCAAACTCAGCAAGCAATTGACGCTTGGAAGCACGCTGAATTCCTGTGTAGGAATTATCTTCTGAATGGCTTATCAGACACTCTGTATGGTGTGTACAGTGTGAAGAAAACAGCCAAAGAATTGTGGAACTCTTTGGACCACAAATATAAGGCTGAAGATGTTGGCGCCAAGAAATTCTTGGTTGGTCAATTCTTGAACTTCAAGATGGTAGACTCCAAgaatgtgataagccaagtgCAAGAGCTTCAATTAATCATCCACGGGATCCATGCTGAAGGAATGGTTTTGAGTGAATCATTCCAAGTAGCTGCAATTATTGAGAAGCTACCCCCTGCATGGAAAGACTTCAAGAACTATTTGAAGCACAAGAGAAAGGAAATGAGTGTTGAAGATCTCATTCTCAGACTTCGCGTTGAAGAGGATAACCAAGGTAATGAGAAGCGAACCTTGAATCCTAATGCTTCCAAGGAAAACTTGATGGAGCATGATAGAGGCTCAAAGGGGAAGAATCCTAAGCACAAGCAAGGGCCCAAGTTGGGACCGAAAGGTGGAATTGCAAAGAAGCCAAAGTTCCAAGGGAAGTGCTTTAACTGTGGCAAGATGGGACATAAATCATCTGAGTGA